The following are encoded in a window of Pelecanus crispus isolate bPelCri1 chromosome 6, bPelCri1.pri, whole genome shotgun sequence genomic DNA:
- the HRAS gene encoding GTPase HRas, whose protein sequence is MTEYKLVVVGAGGVGKSALTIQLIQNHFVDEYDPTIEDSYRKQVVIDGETCLLDILDTAGQEEYSAMRDQYMRTGEGFLCVFAINNTKSFEDIHQYREQIKRVKDSDDVPMVLVGNKCDLPARTVETRQAQDLARSYGIPYIETSAKTRQGVEDAFYTLVREIRQHKLRKLNPPDESGPGCMNCKCVIS, encoded by the exons ATGACCGAATATaagctggtggtggtgggagccGGTGGTGTTGGGAAGAGTGCTTTGACGATACAGCTCATTCAGAACCATTTCGTTGATGAGTATGACCCCACGATAGAG GATTCCTACAGAAAGCAAGTTGTCATCGATGGAGAGACCTGCTTGTTAGACATCTTGGATACTGCGGGGCAAGAGGAGTACAGTGCCATGAGAGACCAGTACATGAGAACAGGGGAAGGATTCCTTTGCGTCTTTGCCATCAACAACACCAAGTCCTTTGAAGACATTCACCAGTACAG GGAGCAGATCAAGAGGGTGAAAGACTCAGATGATGTTCCCATGGTGCTGGTGGGAAATAAATGTGATCTACCAGCCCGGACAGTGGAGACCCGGCAAGCGCAGGACCTGGCCCGGAGTTACGGGATCCCCTACATAGAAACATCTGCCAAAACCAGACAG GGTGTTGAAGATGCCTTCTACACCTTGGTGCGGGAAATCCGTCAGCACAAGCTGCGCAAGCTGAATCCCCCAGATGAGAGCGGCCCTGGCTGCATGAACTGTAAATGTGTGATATCGTGA